One Pyrofollis japonicus DNA window includes the following coding sequences:
- a CDS encoding class I SAM-dependent methyltransferase yields the protein MINNPKGWARKKILRIKYNATSAGYDELYGEEQRKKYNVATKRLRPQGVVLDDGCGTGLFLEYCIKNQFSDSIIYYICLDLSPGMLKKAKERIHKLGIEYLVDIVEADAEYIPLRDKCIDTVFSFTVLGLLSDPTKGLAEIRRVNKGCSIVSILKIGEARKSSVIRFGTYIGETDKDIIFIWCNGSELNNNFADI from the coding sequence TTGATAAACAATCCTAAGGGCTGGGCTAGAAAAAAGATCCTAAGGATAAAGTATAATGCAACAAGTGCTGGATACGATGAGCTTTATGGAGAGGAGCAACGCAAAAAATACAATGTTGCAACCAAGCGTCTAAGACCTCAAGGCGTAGTGCTTGATGATGGTTGTGGTACGGGTCTCTTTTTAGAATATTGCATCAAGAATCAGTTTTCCGACTCTATAATCTACTATATTTGTCTTGACCTTTCGCCTGGAATGTTAAAAAAAGCTAAAGAACGTATACACAAGTTGGGCATCGAATATTTAGTCGATATAGTTGAAGCAGATGCAGAATACATTCCATTACGCGATAAATGCATTGATACGGTTTTCTCTTTCACTGTACTGGGGTTACTTAGCGACCCAACAAAAGGCCTGGCAGAGATTAGGCGCGTAAATAAGGGATGCTCTATTGTCTCTATCCTTAAAATAGGTGAAGCCCGTAAAAGCAGTGTCATAAGGTTTGGTACTTACATAGGCGAGACGGATAAGGACATAATATTTATATGGTGTAATGGCAGTGAATTAAATAATAATTTTGCCGATATTTAG
- a CDS encoding 50S ribosomal protein L2 produces the protein MGKRLIIQRRGKGSPVYRSRPWLHPAPARYPPLTPVTLRGRVVELVHDPGRWVPLAHVVLENGQEFWIPAVEGMYVGQVIEVGPDAKPANGNILPVGKIPEGTQITNIEIHPGDGGKLARSSGTYAVIIGRSGNKTLVQLPSGKVKEIPNDARATIGVIAGGGRLEKPLLKAGAAYYKWSAKPHVWPRVRGVAMNAVNHPHGGGSHQSPSFPTTVSRNAPPGRKVGHIAARSTGRKKR, from the coding sequence ATGGGCAAGCGCTTGATAATACAGCGTAGAGGCAAAGGCTCACCAGTATATAGGAGTAGGCCATGGCTTCATCCAGCGCCTGCACGGTATCCACCGTTAACCCCAGTCACATTAAGAGGCAGAGTTGTAGAACTAGTTCACGACCCTGGAAGATGGGTGCCGCTAGCTCATGTGGTGCTTGAAAATGGACAAGAATTCTGGATACCGGCTGTTGAGGGCATGTATGTTGGACAGGTAATAGAAGTCGGGCCAGACGCAAAGCCTGCCAATGGCAACATACTGCCAGTAGGCAAAATACCTGAAGGAACACAAATAACAAACATAGAGATACATCCAGGAGACGGAGGGAAATTAGCAAGATCGTCTGGCACTTATGCAGTAATAATAGGGAGAAGCGGAAATAAGACACTGGTTCAGCTTCCTAGTGGAAAAGTCAAGGAAATACCTAATGATGCTAGGGCAACAATCGGAGTTATAGCTGGCGGAGGACGATTAGAGAAGCCCCTTCTCAAGGCTGGCGCGGCTTACTACAAATGGAGTGCTAAGCCGCATGTGTGGCCTCGTGTAAGAGGTGTTGCAATGAATGCGGTGAATCATCCACATGGCGGTGGCAGCCACCAGAGCCCAAGCTTCCCAACAACTGTATCGCGCAATGCACCACCGGGCCGCAAGGTTGGCCATATAGCTGCTAGGTCAACAGGTAGAAAGAAGAGGTAA
- a CDS encoding 50S ribosomal protein L3 — MGARKKHAPRRGSLGLRPRKRASRLVPRIKTWPEVASENPLPLAFLAYKAGMTHVFVIDDVPGSITQGREIFMPVTVLEAPPMVALALRVYGYDPNIGLYTLGEAWVQPETVVEKYKLDIYRAIPRLRFPDTEKAVKKLEEKLNEIYDVRIIAATQPRLVGGLSKKKPDLIEIKIGGGGSLTDRFNYAANLLGNEIKITDVFKEGQLVDVIAVTRGKGFQGVIKRFGVKELPRWHKHRKGSRSGPGTRGPATTFSWSEVPQPGQMGFHRRTEYNKRIIKIGENGLEITPAGGFLHYGIVRSTYVLLAGSIPGTPKRPIVLRHPVRPTWTPESAPRITYISLQSKQGN; from the coding sequence GTGGGTGCGCGAAAGAAGCATGCGCCTCGACGAGGCAGCTTAGGGTTAAGGCCACGTAAGAGGGCCTCAAGGCTTGTTCCCAGGATAAAGACCTGGCCAGAAGTAGCCAGCGAGAACCCGTTACCGCTTGCGTTTCTCGCTTACAAGGCTGGAATGACGCATGTATTTGTAATAGACGATGTTCCTGGCTCTATTACGCAGGGCAGAGAAATCTTTATGCCGGTTACGGTTCTTGAGGCTCCGCCGATGGTGGCGCTAGCGCTAAGGGTATACGGATACGATCCAAACATAGGACTATACACACTTGGAGAAGCATGGGTACAGCCGGAAACCGTTGTTGAGAAGTACAAGCTTGACATCTATCGAGCAATACCTAGGCTACGCTTCCCCGATACAGAAAAGGCTGTCAAGAAGCTAGAGGAGAAACTCAACGAAATCTATGACGTCCGCATAATCGCTGCTACACAGCCCCGCCTCGTAGGCGGCCTCAGCAAGAAGAAGCCAGACCTTATAGAGATAAAGATAGGTGGCGGAGGAAGCCTCACTGACAGATTTAACTACGCGGCAAACCTCTTAGGCAATGAGATAAAGATAACGGATGTCTTTAAGGAAGGACAGCTCGTCGACGTGATAGCTGTCACGCGTGGAAAAGGCTTCCAAGGCGTCATAAAGAGGTTTGGAGTCAAGGAGCTACCACGCTGGCATAAGCACCGAAAGGGTAGCAGAAGCGGTCCCGGTACACGTGGCCCAGCAACAACGTTCTCTTGGAGCGAGGTCCCACAGCCAGGCCAGATGGGGTTCCATAGAAGAACGGAGTACAACAAGCGGATAATCAAGATAGGCGAAAACGGATTAGAGATAACTCCTGCCGGCGGTTTCCTCCACTATGGTATAGTTAGAAGTACATATGTGCTACTGGCAGGAAGCATACCAGGTACGCCGAAGAGACCAATTGTGCTGAGGCACCCAGTGCGCCCCACTTGGACTCCTGAGTCGGCTCCACGTATCACTTACATAAGCTTACAGAGCAAACAGGGTAACTAA
- a CDS encoding RNA methyltransferase, translating into MFVHQRNCPIDIAVAASYTLTEHSLLLKTVKIGYLGRIAAVFRVRRIILYIDRAEAWREVRYSKKILEYLVTAPYLRKHVYPPNVPELRYVGILPPLQLPTHGVGGPRIGEIREALVLRPSKGGILVEAGLGKPVLIKAVNAPRSTRVLVRIESLNPPRLSMVNSTSIYAGYSVGIEDSLKSLIRRYRGSFIIATSRRGKIINQAVIERTKAACRKGILVLFGAPDKGLYEIADLEGINLDESVNVVINTIPNQGTRTVRVEEAISATLAILNLYLD; encoded by the coding sequence ATGTTCGTTCACCAACGCAATTGCCCGATAGATATTGCTGTAGCAGCGTCCTATACATTAACAGAGCACTCTCTGCTGCTAAAGACTGTTAAAATAGGATATCTTGGGCGCATTGCAGCAGTTTTTCGTGTTCGTAGAATAATTCTCTATATTGATCGCGCTGAAGCGTGGAGGGAAGTCAGATATTCTAAGAAGATATTGGAGTACCTTGTGACAGCGCCATATTTGCGGAAACACGTGTATCCGCCTAATGTCCCCGAGTTGAGATATGTGGGGATTCTTCCGCCACTTCAGCTTCCAACCCATGGTGTTGGTGGGCCGCGAATTGGAGAGATCAGAGAAGCTCTTGTACTAAGACCTTCAAAAGGCGGCATTCTCGTAGAAGCCGGTCTCGGGAAACCCGTTTTAATAAAGGCTGTAAATGCACCTCGTTCAACTCGGGTACTTGTAAGGATAGAATCCCTTAATCCGCCACGTTTAAGCATGGTTAACAGTACCAGCATATATGCTGGATATAGTGTCGGCATAGAGGATTCATTGAAGAGCTTGATAAGACGATATCGTGGCAGCTTTATAATAGCAACAAGTAGAAGGGGGAAAATAATAAACCAAGCAGTGATTGAGCGCACCAAAGCAGCATGTAGGAAAGGCATACTAGTTCTCTTCGGTGCGCCAGACAAAGGGTTATACGAAATAGCTGATCTAGAAGGAATAAATTTGGATGAGAGCGTTAATGTGGTCATAAATACTATTCCCAACCAGGGTACTCGTACAGTAAGGGTAGAAGAGGCAATATCGGCAACACTTGCTATTTTAAACCTCTATTTAGACTAG
- a CDS encoding 30S ribosomal protein S19 — MQRQRLQLDEEMKKWLDSLPPEWKKFRYRGYSLEELLSMPMDEFVKLLPARQRRSLLRGLTDAQRRLLWKIRKARKKILEGKKVVVKTHVRDMIILPEMVGLTIAVYNGKEFVPVRIQPEMIGHYLGEFSPTCKQVQHGEPGLKATRSTLHVALK, encoded by the coding sequence ATGCAGAGGCAGCGATTACAACTCGATGAAGAAATGAAGAAATGGTTGGATAGTTTGCCGCCTGAATGGAAGAAATTCCGATACCGTGGATACAGTCTTGAAGAACTACTATCTATGCCGATGGACGAGTTTGTAAAACTCCTTCCTGCAAGACAGAGAAGGAGCCTACTGCGAGGCCTTACTGACGCACAGAGAAGGTTGCTATGGAAAATACGAAAAGCACGTAAGAAGATTCTTGAAGGCAAAAAGGTTGTTGTGAAAACGCATGTTAGAGATATGATAATACTTCCGGAAATGGTTGGACTTACAATAGCTGTGTATAATGGAAAAGAATTCGTTCCCGTACGCATACAGCCGGAAATGATAGGGCACTACTTGGGCGAATTTAGTCCGACATGCAAGCAGGTACAGCACGGAGAGCCAGGTCTAAAAGCTACGAGAAGCACGCTACATGTCGCACTCAAGTAA
- a CDS encoding 30S ribosomal protein S3: MVLIKKYFIKKAMLQTMIDEYLAKRFYRAGYAGVQIIQFPLGTKIFIDAERPAMIIGRRGETIRQLAAIFEQEFGLQNPQITVRRVENPDLNARVVASRIAVLLERGAYFRRVAHVMARRVLNAGALGVQIVISGKLRTERARYEKVRVGKVYSTGYHVEHMVDRAVMHVLLKPGVFGIEVTIVKPAKTSDYVRIKEPEEVREDIEEIRSELEKIRAAEAQKQISEATGEAEAQES; this comes from the coding sequence ATGGTACTCATAAAGAAATACTTCATTAAAAAAGCCATGTTGCAAACAATGATTGATGAGTACCTAGCCAAGAGATTCTATCGAGCTGGTTATGCCGGGGTACAGATAATACAGTTCCCTCTAGGTACAAAGATCTTTATTGACGCCGAGCGCCCAGCGATGATAATAGGCAGGCGCGGTGAAACCATACGACAGCTAGCCGCAATCTTCGAGCAGGAATTCGGCCTACAGAACCCCCAGATAACGGTTCGAAGAGTCGAAAATCCAGACCTAAATGCACGTGTGGTTGCATCGCGCATAGCTGTCCTGCTTGAAAGAGGCGCTTACTTCCGTAGAGTAGCCCACGTAATGGCTCGTAGAGTGCTAAATGCTGGAGCCCTTGGAGTACAGATAGTGATCAGTGGTAAGCTTCGAACAGAGCGAGCAAGGTACGAGAAAGTACGTGTTGGCAAGGTATACTCCACAGGATACCACGTAGAACACATGGTTGATAGAGCTGTAATGCACGTACTCTTAAAGCCAGGCGTCTTCGGCATAGAGGTAACGATAGTAAAGCCTGCTAAGACTAGCGACTATGTACGAATAAAGGAGCCGGAAGAAGTTCGTGAAGATATTGAAGAGATAAGGAGCGAGCTTGAGAAAATAAGGGCAGCAGAGGCGCAGAAACAGATAAGTGAAGCAACAGGTGAAGCGGAGGCCCAAGAAAGCTAA
- a CDS encoding 50S ribosomal protein L23 yields the protein MGLEIIIRPVQSEKALRLIEQNNTLTFIVDRKATKHDIKRAVEEAFGVKVVKVNTLITPRGEKKAYVKLSPEYSAADVAARLGLL from the coding sequence ATGGGTCTTGAAATAATAATACGACCCGTGCAGAGCGAAAAAGCACTAAGGCTCATAGAGCAAAACAATACACTAACATTCATAGTTGATAGGAAAGCTACAAAGCACGACATAAAACGTGCAGTTGAGGAGGCGTTTGGTGTTAAGGTTGTTAAAGTAAATACTCTCATAACTCCGCGTGGAGAGAAGAAGGCTTACGTAAAGCTGTCGCCCGAGTATAGCGCGGCCGATGTTGCTGCACGGCTAGGCCTCCTCTAA
- a CDS encoding 50S ribosomal protein L22 — protein MPKWKYSVRVDEERSAKAMTWDAPISYKKIVDLARLLRGMKVNEARKFLERVAAGKEPVPIRRYMGKQAHHRGVAAKYKWPIARYPVKAAKILLKLLDNAVNNAEVKGLDTERLRISHIAVHKGRVIKKWTPRAFGRSSPWFRKYTHIEMVVTEE, from the coding sequence GTGCCTAAGTGGAAGTACTCGGTGAGGGTAGACGAGGAGCGCTCTGCTAAAGCTATGACGTGGGATGCGCCAATCTCTTACAAGAAAATTGTTGACCTAGCTAGGCTACTTCGAGGCATGAAAGTTAATGAAGCTAGGAAGTTCCTGGAACGCGTTGCGGCGGGCAAGGAGCCTGTCCCAATTAGGAGGTATATGGGTAAGCAGGCTCATCATAGAGGTGTTGCCGCGAAGTACAAGTGGCCTATAGCCCGCTATCCAGTGAAGGCTGCAAAGATACTCCTCAAGCTGCTTGACAATGCTGTAAACAATGCAGAGGTAAAGGGGCTTGACACAGAAAGGCTTAGAATCTCGCATATAGCCGTCCACAAGGGCAGGGTTATCAAGAAGTGGACTCCAAGGGCTTTTGGCCGCTCATCCCCGTGGTTTCGTAAGTATACTCATATAGAAATGGTTGTAACGGAGGAGTAA
- the rpl4p gene encoding 50S ribosomal protein L4, producing the protein MSKVGSTIFLLMRESPQVPVYAANAEKIDEVKLPLVFGLPVRIDLIRRAFFSEFTARLQPKGRDPLAGKRTSARSFGVGLGIARVPRIPGLGRAAFINSAVGGHLAHPPRPEKRIHEEINKKEKKLATASALAATAIREFVEKRGHVFTAEHVPIILADDVETSIAKVRDARALLEKLGLWSDIERAMSRTRIRAGKGKRRGRRYVTPRSILFIVNNHNSPFARAVKGLPGVDIAEPWNVSVLQLAPGGVPGRLTVITRSALDSLAERFDKIVLRV; encoded by the coding sequence ATGAGTAAAGTTGGCTCAACTATATTCCTACTAATGAGAGAGAGCCCACAGGTACCGGTTTACGCCGCTAATGCCGAGAAAATAGACGAGGTTAAGCTACCACTGGTCTTCGGTCTACCTGTTAGAATAGACCTAATTAGGCGTGCATTCTTCTCAGAGTTTACCGCAAGGCTTCAACCAAAGGGTAGGGATCCGCTAGCAGGTAAGAGAACAAGTGCTAGGAGCTTTGGCGTCGGCCTCGGTATTGCGCGTGTTCCGAGAATCCCAGGGCTTGGAAGAGCAGCATTCATAAACTCGGCTGTTGGAGGCCACTTAGCTCATCCACCTAGACCTGAAAAGCGCATACATGAGGAAATAAACAAGAAAGAAAAGAAGCTTGCAACAGCCTCAGCTCTTGCCGCGACAGCAATTCGGGAATTCGTGGAGAAACGTGGACATGTGTTTACAGCCGAGCACGTACCTATTATACTCGCAGATGACGTGGAGACAAGCATTGCAAAAGTACGTGATGCCCGTGCACTCCTAGAAAAACTAGGACTATGGAGCGACATCGAACGAGCCATGTCGAGAACAAGAATACGCGCTGGTAAAGGAAAACGCCGAGGTCGAAGATATGTAACACCGCGTAGTATACTCTTCATAGTCAATAATCATAACTCGCCATTCGCGCGAGCTGTTAAAGGTCTGCCAGGAGTTGATATAGCTGAGCCTTGGAACGTAAGCGTGCTCCAACTGGCTCCAGGCGGTGTGCCAGGAAGACTCACGGTTATAACGAGGTCGGCCCTGGACTCGCTAGCTGAGAGGTTCGACAAAATAGTGCTTAGAGTCTAA
- a CDS encoding YkgJ family cysteine cluster protein: MTRPLMKRFECLFCEHCCYFEDPIEMPTVFAWEKRLLEELAEARGIRLEFEPIQIFRDKNGICVVTLYRWIIRGFCPFYDRETKKCTIHEKKPYACKMYPLLLEMPSGRLMVSGKCDWVKRNKDIIDRLMSKPDFIPKVFPNEFKAATNAFIEFSSISEYVSSKDFSKVTDLKDCKKVMDIDEYIARYG, translated from the coding sequence ATGACGAGGCCTTTAATGAAGAGATTTGAATGTTTATTTTGTGAGCACTGCTGCTATTTTGAAGACCCGATAGAGATGCCAACAGTATTTGCCTGGGAAAAACGCCTCCTAGAGGAACTAGCCGAGGCTAGAGGAATAAGACTAGAGTTTGAACCCATTCAGATATTTAGAGACAAAAACGGCATCTGTGTCGTAACACTATATCGATGGATAATTCGTGGCTTTTGTCCATTCTACGATAGGGAGACCAAAAAGTGCACAATACATGAGAAAAAACCATATGCTTGCAAGATGTATCCTTTGCTACTAGAAATGCCGAGCGGTAGACTAATGGTGTCCGGTAAATGTGACTGGGTTAAGAGGAACAAGGATATAATAGATAGGCTTATGAGTAAGCCAGACTTCATACCCAAGGTTTTCCCGAATGAATTCAAGGCCGCAACAAATGCTTTCATAGAATTTAGTTCAATAAGCGAATATGTGTCTTCCAAAGATTTTAGCAAAGTGACTGATTTAAAGGACTGTAAAAAAGTTATGGACATAGACGAGTATATTGCGAGGTACGGCTAA
- a CDS encoding AAA family ATPase — MFGIHREDGNISNKVSETIEEKVKAIYEPIISRARRKPVRNPKEIARLLRSEFKLIVDERVVTLVVAAFLAGRPVLFEGPPGTGKTEIGEAILSLWSGKPAFIIPCSENYDEYRVIGDFHPLMALRYGFNEKSFTPRPLLAALLLDTGVLVDEIRRSNEEFQNLLLDIIDKRRIIVPELKKVFWAKGDGFQIIFTSNPEDYAQGELSDAFLRRVVRIEFSYPPPELEMEIIRIRYDIDVKLSTTLMKKIAAAASLLREKAVYKPGPADTVLWARISGRLAALRGHKEVTEKDVIDAASIVLYKRVDEAEIVDEVLERVFGKQSY; from the coding sequence ATGTTCGGCATACATAGAGAGGACGGAAACATTAGTAATAAAGTATCAGAAACCATAGAGGAGAAAGTAAAAGCAATATACGAGCCTATTATATCTAGGGCACGTAGAAAGCCCGTAAGAAATCCAAAAGAAATAGCACGTCTGCTCCGAAGCGAGTTCAAACTCATAGTAGATGAACGCGTTGTTACACTTGTAGTTGCAGCATTCCTAGCTGGACGTCCTGTCCTTTTTGAAGGGCCTCCTGGAACCGGTAAGACCGAGATCGGGGAGGCCATTCTATCCTTATGGTCTGGTAAGCCCGCGTTTATAATACCGTGCAGTGAAAACTATGACGAGTATAGGGTTATTGGTGACTTCCATCCACTTATGGCGCTACGGTATGGGTTTAATGAGAAGAGCTTTACTCCTAGACCTTTGCTTGCAGCACTACTACTAGATACCGGTGTCCTCGTAGACGAGATACGTAGAAGTAATGAAGAATTCCAAAATCTTCTTCTTGATATTATTGATAAGAGAAGAATAATTGTTCCCGAGCTCAAGAAGGTTTTCTGGGCTAAAGGGGACGGGTTTCAAATAATATTTACAAGTAATCCAGAAGACTATGCTCAAGGCGAGCTAAGTGATGCATTTCTTCGAAGGGTTGTGCGTATAGAATTTAGTTATCCGCCACCAGAACTCGAGATGGAAATAATACGGATAAGATATGATATTGATGTAAAACTTAGCACCACGTTAATGAAGAAAATTGCGGCTGCCGCTTCACTGCTCCGAGAGAAAGCTGTTTACAAACCAGGCCCGGCGGACACTGTTCTATGGGCTAGGATATCGGGACGCTTAGCAGCACTTAGGGGGCACAAAGAAGTTACTGAAAAAGATGTCATAGATGCTGCTTCGATCGTTCTATATAAACGCGTTGATGAGGCTGAGATTGTTGACGAGGTTCTCGAAAGAGTCTTTGGAAAACAATCATACTGA
- a CDS encoding VWA domain-containing protein, with protein sequence MLLRSFYINALMRLRLLTRFSKESLENNHTDTIRELVVKIGNEARRAGLKVSTSELVEFSKLLDIYYSLSESFTVDDLYLVACSVICKRKEDKEILAKIIKEIINSKDSRNTPFKDIIRGIYRDLNRLGLHPGSKIKKPRDFNSSEELRAAYARLRLLGVLQYRGGSYVLNEAGIRSIAKRLSKKSNGYRDAVSRIILANRHREAVLSLAAQLGSELFEYIDLKNIGINDLAKIYHYSRDKVLRRQIASIAHTIAREREVLTEEEAYNLLNVLRKENMLTEDILEKIVISNPRTVDNIRKIVSKDTLLDIAIKSIKRLGNASKGAEITAKALGLSSGYRGAIQEILRNNSLLEALQKGEIDGQAIEILNRIAEARNLLSKSLKEGLNTAYSDYALSELEKAASILKNMHSDNDKVMKEIKRIYESVMAQAKLLTTGDIYAVLKSKVREMGPADAIRFLYEVAAHSKDKKLRLLALRLLSISIKRAIGNKYTINRWATKTRKGQGRIDVHKTIMLLLRWRQDVPVARQKARRKGIVLVVDKSASMNAYAVNALLAATALAPFVRKIVFFDSDVYVVNRIDQVPIHQLISMVLGTKFYGYTNIIKALEEAVKGLSPTKLVLISDLKQTVRPYTEADVCKKLSELRRRGWIIVLIVPMIKELLCTHNEGIRVYTISHPNDIRKVLLKL encoded by the coding sequence ATGCTGCTTCGATCGTTCTATATAAACGCGTTGATGAGGCTGAGATTGTTGACGAGGTTCTCGAAAGAGTCTTTGGAAAACAATCATACTGATACTATACGAGAGCTAGTAGTTAAGATAGGCAACGAGGCTAGGAGAGCTGGCTTAAAAGTCTCAACATCGGAGCTCGTCGAATTCTCTAAGTTGCTCGACATCTACTATAGCTTGAGCGAGAGCTTTACAGTGGACGATCTATATCTTGTAGCCTGCTCTGTTATATGTAAAAGAAAAGAAGATAAGGAAATACTTGCAAAAATTATTAAAGAAATCATTAACAGCAAGGATTCTAGGAACACCCCATTTAAAGACATAATTAGAGGTATATACAGGGACTTGAATCGGCTCGGTCTGCATCCAGGCTCAAAGATTAAGAAACCGCGTGATTTTAATTCGAGCGAAGAGCTGCGAGCAGCTTATGCAAGACTTCGTCTGCTCGGAGTACTTCAATATCGCGGAGGTAGCTACGTTCTAAACGAGGCCGGAATACGCAGCATTGCAAAAAGATTATCAAAGAAGTCTAACGGCTATAGGGATGCTGTTTCTAGGATCATTCTAGCTAATAGGCACCGGGAAGCAGTTCTATCTTTAGCAGCTCAGCTCGGTTCTGAATTGTTTGAATACATTGACTTGAAGAATATTGGCATCAATGACCTGGCAAAGATTTATCATTATTCACGAGACAAGGTGCTTAGGAGGCAGATCGCTAGCATAGCCCATACCATTGCTAGAGAAAGAGAAGTACTTACCGAGGAAGAGGCATACAATTTGTTAAATGTATTACGAAAAGAGAACATGCTAACCGAGGATATTTTAGAGAAAATCGTGATAAGTAATCCAAGAACAGTTGACAATATCAGAAAAATTGTAAGTAAGGATACCCTTTTGGACATCGCAATAAAGAGTATAAAAAGACTAGGAAATGCCTCAAAGGGGGCAGAAATCACTGCTAAAGCACTAGGACTTTCATCAGGATATAGAGGGGCTATACAAGAGATTCTTCGCAATAATTCTCTTCTAGAGGCCCTTCAGAAAGGAGAAATAGATGGACAGGCAATCGAGATATTGAACAGAATTGCGGAAGCAAGGAATTTGCTTTCAAAGAGCCTTAAAGAGGGACTAAATACGGCATATAGTGACTACGCCCTCTCAGAACTAGAAAAGGCGGCAAGTATCTTAAAGAACATGCATAGCGACAACGATAAGGTTATGAAAGAAATAAAGCGAATATATGAATCCGTTATGGCACAAGCAAAGCTTCTAACAACCGGTGACATATATGCGGTTCTTAAATCTAAAGTAAGGGAAATGGGCCCAGCAGACGCTATACGATTTCTTTACGAAGTGGCAGCGCACTCGAAAGACAAGAAGCTTAGGCTGCTCGCTCTAAGATTACTTTCTATTAGCATAAAAAGAGCGATTGGCAACAAGTATACTATTAATAGATGGGCAACAAAGACAAGAAAGGGCCAGGGCCGCATAGATGTCCATAAGACTATAATGCTGCTTCTTCGGTGGCGCCAAGATGTCCCCGTTGCGCGTCAAAAGGCTAGGCGTAAGGGCATAGTTCTCGTAGTTGACAAAAGTGCTAGCATGAACGCATATGCTGTGAATGCACTTTTGGCAGCTACTGCACTAGCCCCCTTCGTAAGAAAAATCGTCTTCTTTGATTCAGACGTATATGTAGTTAACAGAATCGATCAAGTACCGATACATCAGCTAATAAGTATGGTCCTAGGCACGAAGTTCTACGGCTATACTAATATCATAAAAGCGCTTGAAGAAGCTGTTAAAGGACTCTCACCAACGAAGCTTGTACTTATAAGCGATTTAAAACAGACAGTTAGGCCCTATACGGAGGCGGACGTGTGTAAGAAACTATCTGAGCTACGAAGAAGAGGATGGATTATTGTGTTAATCGTCCCCATGATTAAAGAACTACTTTGCACACATAATGAAGGTATACGTGTATATACAATATCTCATCCAAATGATATTAGAAAAGTACTCTTAAAGCTCTAA